The segment CCGCCCGCCCCGTCCAAGACATCACGCCGTGTTGTTCTCGCCTGTTTCAGCTTCAGATTCGCGGCATAAAGACCCGGACCGTTGTGCAGTTGAACGACCTGCCCCTTCCGCCCGTCGTTGAATCCGCAGTCAACGGCCCTCTTCTAGTGGTGGAGGAGTCAGTCCAAGGAGAAGGCACCTCTACGACTCGCCGCAAAAGAGTCAAGAGGACGATTCTGCAGCTGGATCAGCTACCCGTGTCTGAGACTACTCTTACTGCGGATCCCATCCTGGATGCCCAGAAAGATGAAAGACTAAATAATGACACAGATTCTGGTAGGGTTAAAAGGGGCAGGCGGAAGGCCATCAAGTTGGATGGCTTGCCCGCTCCTTTCGATGCTGTGGTCGAGGAGTCTCTGCCGCCCGTCGAAGGGGCTACCGAAGAAGCGGCCGAGGTAGAGGAAGATGAGCCGTCAACCAAGCGTAAAAGAgggaagacgaagacagtCAGGTTGAAGGAGATCCCTCAGGGTGCTCTCCTTCCCGACGAGTCTTTCATCTTACCGCAgcaggaagaaaaagaacggTCTTACCCAGCAGTAATTCAACAGTATCGCCAAAACATGCAAAAGTTTGACAATTGCGTCTTGCTCACGCGCGTGGGAGGCTTCTACGAACTGTACTTTGAGCATGCCGAGGAGGTCGGCCCGCTTCTGAATCTCAAAGTTGCACAAAGGAGAACGAGCGCCGGCTCTGTCCCAATGGTAAATCTTTTCCATCTATCCTCGTGTTCACGTGTGTCCATCATGCCTTTCCACCACGGCTTCCAAGTCGTCTCTTGAGTTAGTTCTCCTGTTTGCACTTTTGTTCTGATCATAGACCTTCTTCTAGGCTGggtttccttttttccaACTTGAACGTTACCTCAAAGTCTTAGTTCAAGACCTGAATCGCCATGTAGCCATAGCGGAGGAGTACAAGAATTCCCCTTCAGAGCAGATCAAATCGGGCGGTCTGATGCACAGTCGCAGAGTGTCGCGGATTATTACTCCGGGCACCCTGATCGACGAGAACTTCATGGACCCGTATGCCAACAACTACATCATGGCCATTCACCTGCCTGCGACCAAATCAGAGGAAGGCACGAGTTCTCAAGAAGCCTTGAACTCGGGAGAAGGCCAACAAAAGAAGGAGTCTCTGATAGGCCTAGCATGGCTAGACTTATCCACGGGCAACTTCTATACCCAGCAAACAAGTCTGATATCCTTGGGCAGTGTTCTGTCGCGGATATCTCCGCGAGAAATAGTCCTTGACAAGTCCCTTGAGTCTGCCGAAGAGCACAACATCCTGGCCGTCTTGAACGAGGAGAGATATCCCTTCAACTACTCACCGCAAGGCGGGGATATCCAAACCCTCAAGGACTGGGCACCGATGCTGGACGCAAAAATACCCGCAGAAACAGTAATTCGATTCACAGACGATGAGATCAAGGCAGGTAACGTCTTGCTTCACTGTGTCAGAGACCGGCTTCAAGGCCTGAGCATGAAGCTTCAGCCGCCCATACGCCATGATAACATGCAAATCATGGCTATCGACAAGAACAGCATGCGATCTCTAGAGATCAAACAGACCATGAGGGATGGCAAATTTGCCGGAAGCTTGTTACATGCCATCAGGAGGACGGTGACCAAGAGTGGGGCGAGACTGCTTAATGAGTGGCTCAGTAAGATCGCCCCCTTTATTCCCTTTACCTGTGTACATAGTCAAGATCACTGACAAACTTAGGCGCCCCTTTGACGTCCCTCTCGGTAATCAACGCCCGTCTGGACCTCATAACCTGCTTTATCTCCAACCCCGACCTCAGCGACGCCATCACAGTCCTCCTCCGTCGTTCCCATGACACCCAGCGTCTCGTCCAAAAATTTGCTCTCAACCGCGGTGACGCCGACGACCTCCTGCGCCTCGCCAGCACCATCAAAGCCACGGAGGACATCGTCAACTACCTCGaggccaccatcaccatctcctcttcttcctccgaaGATAATATCCCAgcacaagaagaagaagaaggacatgaTTGCCTAACCAAGCTCCTCGCCCGCATCAGCCTCGAGCAACCCCTCAAGCTCGCCAAACGTATCTGGGACGCCATAGACGAGGAAGGGCTCgtccagcagcaccagctcGAAGACAGCGAAACGGGCGAGATGCTCGCTCTCGCGCAGGAGATAGTCAAAGATGAAGGcacggaagaagacgagAGGGCGTTGTTGCCAAAGGGTGCCACCGCTAGGTGTAATAGAGCCcgaacagcagcaacagcaacaacagcaataacgacaacaatggcaacaacgacgatAGACCCGAACCtaaaccaaaaccaaaaggaaaaggatacTACGTCGTCAAAAGACAAGAGACAAAGCTTGCGGAATTACTACGGCGAAGACACCCAGGTCTGGATCATGAAGCCCAAAGCCAATAGGGCGTTGGCCAAGCTGCACGCCGAGCTGGAGTCGCTTCTGGAGCGAAAGGAGAAGCTGACCGAGGAGTTTCGCGCGAGGTATGCGGCGCCATCGCTTTCGCTTATGTGGAAAGCTGGATTGGGGCATGTTTGTGTTGTCAGGGGGAGGGATGCGAGATTAGCAgcagctggagctggagcgtCGTCGGTTCGTAGTCGCACTCGCACTGGGACGGCATCTagcaatggcaatggcaacggtAGCAGCTTGTCCGACCCGTTagacgccgacgccgatgccgacGCTGACGTCAATGCTGCCGACGTCGACTCCGCCTCCgaaccctcaccctcaccggAGCCCGAATCCCTCTCAACCCTCCGCACCCTCACCGCCACCCGCACCACGCgcaccttccaccacccccggTGGACCTCCCTCGGCGAATCGCTCGACCACGTGCGTCTGCGCATCCGCTCCGAAGAAACcgctctcttctcctccttacGCTCAAACGTCGTAACGCTACTCATCAAACTGCGCCGCAACGCCCTGgtgctcgacgagctcgacatCGCCACCTCTCTTGCGCGCTTGGCGACGGAGCAGAATCTTGTTCGACCTATTTTGCACGACTCTCAGCCTCAGGAGAATCACGGGAAGGGGACGACGCAGCAAACGCAAAGAAAAACTGTGATCGTGGGAGGTAGACATCCCACCGTTGAACCCTCCCTGCTTTCCCGCGGGATGACGTTTCAGAAAAACGATTGCCTTGTGGGCTCGCCGGGGCAGGGGAGGATATGGTTGATTACGGGGCCGAACATGGCTGGTAAGAGCACTTTCCTGAGGCAGAACGCGCTGATCACCATTCTGGCGCAGATGGGATGTTATGTCCCTGCTGATTACGCGGAGCTGGGGATCGTGGATGCCATTTTCTCAAGGGTCGGGTCGGCGGATAACTTGTACGCGGACCAGAGCACGTTCatggtggagatgatggagacggcggcgatTCTGAGGCAAGCGACGCCGAGGAGCTTTGTGATTATGGATGAGATTGGACGGGGCACGACGCCCGAGGATGGAACAGCTGTGGCGTTTGCGAGCTTGCATCATCTGTTGACGGTCAACAAGTGCCGGGGGCTGTTTGCGACCCATTTTCATGCGGTTGGAGATATGGTGAGGGAGCAGGGGCTGATGATTGAGGATGGTTCGAGCAGTGCGAATGGCGGCGTGGCCATGTACTGCACGgatgtggaagaagatgagagcGGTGGATTTGTCTATGTGCATAAGTTGCGCAAAGGCACGAACAGGCAGAGTCATGCTCTGAAGGTAGCTCGCCTGGCTGGGCTGCCAGAGCCGGCTATCAAGATCGCTCAGCAAGTATTGGCAACTCAGGAGTTGTAGCATCGGAGTCAGGGTAAACATGCTTTTTAGGGTCACGGTCACAAAATGCAGGATTGGAGAAGAGAGCTTGGTGTGTTTCAAAGTTTTTATTTTGAGGGTATCTGAAGGAATTTGGATGCATCTGGAAAAGTAGAGTTAGCCTCTAGATACACCATTTGTATGATATTTGTAGAGCAGAACAAAAATCGGGGTGTGTAGGAGTGTCTCAGAAAGTAGTTGTTTGTGATGGGTTTTCATCAATGATAATCAGGGTTAAAAAGCTCTTTGGTTTTTTCTCATCATAAACACTCCAAGAgaagggcagggcagggcagtgGGAGGATTAAAGGCGAAAGGACTAACCTGATGGGTATGAGAAAACGAGCAGGACATTTTCACATGTACCCGCACAGTTTCATCAAGATTGCAAACAGACTCATCAGAAGGAGACCACCAATGTGATGTGCTAGATTGCGCAGCAAATGATCTATGTAGCTGAGGGCCAAGATTATTCGTCTCTTTACCCAACCTAAACCAATTGTGCCGCCCCTCCAGCACTTCAATCAAGAAGTCAGGGAGACATTTAGTCGCTAGAGAACCAGTTAGCTTTGACGTCGCATAGCAAAGGATTGTATCAGGGAATACGCACAAGAgaccgccgaagccgccatcatcctcatcggactcctccttctcctcctccttctcctcagccttgCCAGCGGCAGGGGCAGCCTCGGAAGAAGcggcgggagcggcggaAGCATAGGCATCGGGGTTGGCAATGCgatccttgagctcctcgatCTCGGGCCAGCTGATCTCGGTCTCGACAGCGACGGCAAGAACCTTCTTGTAGGCGTTGACGACGGAGTGCATGACGGAGGGGAGGGTGGGGAAGTTGAGAGCGAGCGAAAGGCTggcaatggtggtgatggcagaGGAGAAAGCCTTGAGGAGCTGCTCCTCGGAGATGTCGAGGACATCGGAGGCGAAGGTGTTGCCCTGGTCGTAGACCTGAGCGATGCCCATACCGTAGGTGAAGGGAGAGATGTTGAGCATGTTCAACAGGGTAGCCTCAGAGGGGCCGACCTTGACACCAGCCTCAACGAGCTTGAGATCGGTGGTGATTTCAATGGTACCACGAGCGATCTTGGTGGGGACACCGAGGGCCTGGAAGAAAGAGGTCTTGCCGGGTTCCATACCGGT is part of the Sordaria macrospora chromosome 1, complete sequence genome and harbors:
- a CDS encoding 60S ribosomal protein uL10; translated protein: MHEIRQSLRGEAVVLMGKNTMVRRALKTFVIDTPEYERLLPFVKGNVGFVFTNGDLKEIRDKILANKVAAPARAGAVAPADVWVPAGNTGMEPGKTSFFQALGVPTKIARGTIEITTDLKLVEAGVKVGPSEATLLNMLNISPFTYGMGIAQVYDQGNTFASDVLDISEEQLLKAFSSAITTIASLSLALNFPTLPSVMHSVVNAYKKVLAVAVETEISWPEIEELKDRIANPDAYASAAPAASSEAAPAAGKAEEKEEEKEESDEDDGGFGGLFD